In one window of Nocardiopsis aegyptia DNA:
- a CDS encoding substrate-binding domain-containing protein: MSSGRHRIASPAVSTTRRVARSPLGFTVIAIALITLAAVAVPVGLNMLGCGDTRYLRVSATQSIAPVLREAATEFNEDRPSYGGDCVYAQVDEIAPHRIMTAISGGRPGDSTIAPHVWVPESSAWVELARVSEGGARGIETDPPSLANSPVVLAAPEGAEGLPEPDDASWTLVLPGEREPERPLVMVDPNRGADGMTVMHAVRRHLGTGDDADTAMTDFVRDVQLDSAFGEIDLGTFFTGSSAARDRVDPLIAAPEQAVVSYNSTRAQNAPALEALYPSEGTVGLDYPYVTVTGDTSLQSAAADLYEVLDDPAYRDRLRQMGFRDPGGRAAAELAAQPGVTGDEPPTHEDLTGDALLASVTDWNRLSMPSRALVLADTSQNMADDLDGGTSRMDVARQAALTGLSLFPDETDMGLWLMSDELGERGREEAADLRELGVATAGADITRRQELVGVAEDIAVEGGGSRLYDNILDAFDEVQAHYDEDKINSVILLTAGADDGSSDLSHEELVAALQDRFDPERPVSLFVIAFGAQAEEERLRQITAATSGSLFVTDDPDEIGDIFLSSISRRLCVPDCDS, translated from the coding sequence GTGTCCAGTGGACGCCACCGCATCGCCTCACCGGCCGTCTCGACCACCCGCAGAGTGGCCCGGTCCCCGTTGGGCTTCACCGTGATCGCCATCGCGCTCATCACGCTGGCCGCGGTCGCGGTTCCGGTCGGCCTCAACATGCTCGGCTGCGGTGACACGCGCTACCTGCGGGTGTCGGCGACCCAGAGCATCGCCCCCGTGCTCCGGGAGGCCGCCACGGAGTTCAACGAGGACCGTCCCTCCTACGGCGGCGACTGCGTCTACGCGCAGGTGGACGAGATCGCCCCGCACCGGATCATGACGGCGATCTCCGGCGGCCGCCCCGGGGACTCCACCATCGCCCCGCACGTGTGGGTGCCCGAGTCCTCCGCCTGGGTGGAGCTGGCGCGCGTGTCCGAGGGCGGGGCGCGGGGCATCGAGACCGATCCGCCCTCGCTGGCCAACTCCCCCGTGGTGCTGGCCGCGCCCGAGGGCGCCGAGGGCCTGCCCGAACCCGACGACGCCAGCTGGACGCTGGTCCTGCCGGGCGAGCGCGAACCCGAGCGCCCCCTCGTGATGGTCGACCCCAACCGCGGTGCCGACGGGATGACGGTCATGCACGCGGTCCGCCGCCACCTGGGCACCGGGGACGACGCCGACACCGCCATGACCGACTTCGTGCGCGACGTCCAGCTCGACAGCGCCTTCGGCGAGATCGACCTGGGCACCTTCTTCACCGGATCCTCCGCGGCGCGGGACCGGGTGGACCCGCTCATCGCCGCGCCCGAGCAGGCCGTGGTGTCCTACAACAGCACCCGCGCGCAGAACGCCCCGGCGCTGGAGGCGCTCTACCCGTCCGAGGGCACGGTCGGCCTCGACTACCCCTACGTGACCGTCACCGGCGACACGTCCCTGCAGTCGGCCGCCGCGGACCTGTACGAGGTGCTGGACGACCCCGCCTACCGGGATCGCCTGCGTCAGATGGGCTTTCGCGACCCCGGCGGCCGGGCGGCGGCCGAACTGGCCGCGCAGCCGGGAGTGACGGGCGACGAGCCGCCCACGCACGAGGACCTGACCGGCGACGCCCTGCTGGCGTCGGTCACCGACTGGAACCGGCTGTCCATGCCCAGCCGCGCCCTGGTGCTCGCCGACACCTCGCAGAACATGGCGGACGACCTCGACGGCGGCACGAGCCGGATGGACGTCGCCCGGCAGGCGGCGCTGACGGGCCTGTCGCTCTTCCCCGACGAGACGGACATGGGGCTGTGGCTGATGTCCGACGAACTCGGCGAGCGGGGCCGCGAGGAGGCCGCCGACCTGCGCGAACTCGGCGTGGCGACGGCAGGTGCCGACATCACGCGCCGGCAGGAGCTCGTGGGCGTCGCCGAGGACATCGCGGTGGAGGGCGGCGGGTCCCGGCTGTACGACAACATCCTGGACGCCTTCGACGAGGTGCAGGCGCACTACGACGAGGACAAGATCAACAGCGTCATCCTGCTGACCGCGGGGGCGGACGACGGTTCCAGCGACCTGTCCCACGAGGAGCTGGTGGCGGCGCTCCAGGACCGGTTCGACCCCGAGCGGCCGGTGAGCTTGTTCGTCATCGCCTTCGGCGCCCAGGCCGAGGAGGAGCGCCTGCGCCAGATCACCGCGGCGACCAGCGGCTCGCTCTTCGTCACCGACGACCCGGACGAGATCGGCGACATCTTCCTCAGCTCCATCTCCCGGCGGCTCTGCGTGCCCGACTGCGACAGCTGA
- the orn gene encoding oligoribonuclease codes for MNDCLVWIDCEMTGLDLENDALIEVACLVTDGELNILDEGVDLVVKPPQAALDQMGDFVRDMHTSSGLLEELDQGISLKEAEDRVLEHIRRYVTEPRKVPLCGNSIATDRTFIARDMKDLDAFLHYRMVDVSSIKELLRRWYPRVYYASPDKNGGHRALADITESIKELRYYRAAAFVPEPGPSTTTARAIAAEVMSGGTGREAREKAATPDGPEN; via the coding sequence ATGAACGACTGTCTGGTGTGGATCGACTGCGAGATGACGGGGCTCGACCTCGAGAACGACGCGCTGATCGAGGTGGCCTGTCTGGTCACCGACGGTGAGCTCAACATCCTCGACGAGGGTGTCGACCTCGTGGTCAAGCCACCGCAGGCGGCGCTGGACCAGATGGGCGACTTCGTCCGCGACATGCACACCTCGTCGGGGCTGCTGGAGGAACTGGACCAGGGCATCTCCCTCAAGGAGGCCGAGGACCGGGTGCTGGAGCACATCCGCCGGTACGTCACCGAGCCCCGCAAGGTCCCCCTGTGCGGCAACTCGATCGCCACCGACCGCACCTTCATCGCGCGCGACATGAAGGACCTGGACGCCTTCCTGCACTACCGGATGGTCGACGTGTCCTCGATCAAGGAGCTGCTGCGCCGCTGGTACCCGCGCGTGTACTACGCGAGCCCGGACAAGAACGGCGGGCACCGGGCCCTCGCCGACATCACGGAGAGCATCAAGGAGCTGCGCTACTACCGCGCCGCCGCCTTCGTCCCCGAGCCCGGCCCGAGCACCACCACGGCCCGCGCGATCGCCGCCGAGGTCATGTCCGGAGGCACCGGCCGGGAGGCCCGTGAGAAGGCCGCCACACCGGACGGGCCCGAAAACTGA
- a CDS encoding TrmH family RNA methyltransferase, which translates to MDVIKVSDPADPRLADYTRLRDVNLRRHLEAEHGLFMAEGDKVIRRAAAAGFEPRSFLLTERRAEALDDVVAASAAPLYVVSEETAERLVGFDLHRGALAAYRRRALPRLPDVLARARNIVVLEDLVDHTNVGAIFRSAAGLGIDAVVLAPRCADPLYRRAVKVSMGAVFTLPYTRLDDWYGGLDTLREAGFHLMALTPGADSLPLREAMAALGPDDRVGLLLGTEGDGLSSRWLERATARVHIPMADRDVDSLNVTAAAAVACYELAGRTR; encoded by the coding sequence ATGGACGTCATCAAGGTCAGTGACCCCGCCGATCCGCGCCTGGCCGACTACACCCGCCTGCGCGACGTGAACCTGCGCCGCCACCTGGAAGCCGAACACGGCCTGTTCATGGCCGAGGGGGACAAGGTCATCCGCCGTGCGGCGGCCGCGGGCTTCGAACCGCGCAGCTTCCTGCTCACCGAACGCCGGGCCGAGGCACTGGACGACGTGGTCGCCGCCTCGGCCGCGCCGCTGTACGTGGTCAGCGAGGAGACCGCAGAGCGGCTGGTCGGCTTCGACCTGCACCGCGGCGCGCTGGCCGCCTACCGGCGCCGCGCCCTGCCCCGGCTGCCCGACGTCCTGGCCCGCGCGCGGAACATCGTCGTCCTGGAGGACTTGGTGGACCACACCAACGTGGGCGCCATCTTCCGCAGCGCCGCCGGGCTCGGGATCGACGCCGTCGTGCTCGCCCCGCGCTGCGCCGACCCCCTCTACCGCCGCGCCGTCAAGGTCTCGATGGGCGCGGTGTTCACCCTGCCCTACACCCGCCTGGACGACTGGTACGGCGGCCTGGACACCCTGCGCGAGGCGGGCTTCCACCTGATGGCGCTCACCCCCGGAGCCGACTCGCTGCCGCTGCGCGAGGCCATGGCCGCGCTCGGCCCCGACGACCGCGTCGGCCTGCTGTTGGGCACCGAGGGCGACGGGCTGTCCTCCCGCTGGCTGGAGCGCGCCACCGCCAGGGTCCACATCCCCATGGCCGACCGCGACGTCGACTCCCTCAACGTCACCGCCGCCGCGGCCGTGGCGTGCTACGAGCTGGCCGGACGCACCCGCTGA
- a CDS encoding 2-hydroxyacid dehydrogenase, with product MGGRALVQWEQNRNNAPSSLHVDVYAGGSAPATGLEDVAFYQVPYAPSTQGVDERYDLLSRLPSLEVVQLVSAGYEHVLPLVPDHVTLCNGRGLHDASTAEHALGLILAAQRDLPRWALDQKEHRWGSVPLRSLADSRVVIVGYGSIGQAIERRLVPFETDVVRVAGRARPDEGVHGIGELHGLLPDADIVVLVTPLTEQTRGLFGAAEFALLSDDALVVNVGRGPVLDTDALLAQNGRVRAALDVTDPEPLPVEHPLWDQPGVYLTPHVAGGSAAFYPRARAFIDDQLARWAAGAPLANVVRPGR from the coding sequence ATGGGCGGTAGAGCACTCGTGCAGTGGGAGCAGAACCGGAACAACGCGCCGAGTTCCCTGCACGTCGACGTCTACGCCGGGGGCAGCGCCCCGGCGACCGGCCTGGAGGACGTGGCCTTCTACCAGGTGCCCTACGCGCCCTCCACGCAGGGCGTGGACGAGCGCTACGACCTGCTGTCCCGGCTGCCGTCCCTGGAGGTCGTCCAGCTGGTGTCGGCCGGCTACGAGCACGTCCTGCCGCTGGTCCCCGACCACGTGACGCTGTGCAACGGGCGCGGGCTGCACGACGCCAGCACGGCCGAGCACGCCCTCGGGCTCATCCTGGCCGCCCAGCGCGACCTGCCCCGCTGGGCCCTCGACCAGAAGGAGCACCGGTGGGGCTCGGTCCCCCTGCGCTCGCTGGCCGACAGCCGCGTGGTGATCGTCGGCTACGGCAGCATCGGGCAGGCGATCGAGCGCCGCCTGGTGCCGTTCGAGACCGACGTCGTGCGCGTGGCCGGCCGGGCCCGACCGGACGAGGGCGTGCACGGGATCGGTGAACTGCACGGCCTGCTGCCCGACGCAGACATCGTGGTACTGGTCACCCCGCTGACCGAGCAGACGCGCGGACTGTTCGGGGCCGCCGAGTTCGCCCTGCTGTCCGACGACGCCCTCGTGGTGAACGTGGGCCGCGGCCCGGTGCTGGACACCGACGCGCTGCTGGCCCAGAACGGGCGGGTCCGCGCGGCCCTGGACGTCACCGACCCCGAACCCCTGCCGGTGGAGCACCCGCTGTGGGACCAGCCCGGGGTGTACCTGACACCGCACGTGGCCGGGGGATCGGCGGCCTTCTACCCCCGCGCCCGCGCGTTCATCGACGACCAGCTCGCGCGGTGGGCGGCGGGCGCTCCCCTGGCCAACGTGGTGCGTCCCGGACGCTGA
- a CDS encoding site-specific integrase translates to MATINQRKLADGRTRYWVNWRLGGTRTGAPPSEPFDTHADAHTLKLHVEAAGHQWPENWIRRQGWAQGWVPGHGWVTTDEDDEPEAEPVLFADYARDLVDSMTGIAERTRADYHRDLDIHLIPRFGKVNLRDPARLKPKDVRAWVNHLRTGVSDPTAPHRTSTPSRGRKKEPGWLRKPLAPKSIHNLHGLLFTVCEAAVREDPPLRPSNPASRTRLPRVDDGEGEADLCFLTREEFTLLRDSMAEDVRDMVEVFVRTGMRYSKLTALQVRDITLTAAIGSDGQPLTRGHLDVRRAWKRCPDNTFRLGAPKTRSSRRRIPLSPRTIREQPAAPRKPCRPSATR, encoded by the coding sequence ATGGCAACCATCAACCAGCGCAAACTAGCCGACGGGCGCACCCGCTACTGGGTCAATTGGCGGCTCGGCGGCACCCGCACCGGGGCACCCCCGTCCGAACCCTTCGACACCCACGCCGACGCCCACACCCTCAAACTCCACGTCGAAGCCGCCGGCCACCAATGGCCCGAGAACTGGATCCGCCGCCAAGGCTGGGCCCAGGGGTGGGTCCCCGGACACGGATGGGTCACCACCGACGAGGACGACGAACCCGAAGCCGAACCGGTGCTGTTCGCCGACTACGCCCGCGACCTCGTCGACTCCATGACCGGCATTGCCGAACGCACCCGTGCCGACTACCACCGCGACCTGGACATCCACCTGATCCCCCGCTTTGGGAAGGTGAACCTGCGCGACCCTGCCCGGCTCAAACCCAAGGACGTACGCGCCTGGGTCAACCACCTGCGCACCGGGGTCTCCGACCCCACGGCCCCACACAGGACCAGCACGCCCAGCCGGGGCCGCAAGAAGGAACCGGGGTGGCTGCGCAAACCCCTGGCGCCCAAGTCCATCCACAACCTCCACGGGCTGCTGTTCACCGTCTGCGAGGCCGCCGTACGCGAGGACCCGCCCCTACGCCCGTCGAACCCGGCCTCGCGCACCCGCCTGCCCCGCGTCGACGACGGCGAGGGAGAAGCCGACCTGTGCTTCCTGACCCGCGAGGAGTTCACCCTGCTGCGCGATTCCATGGCCGAGGACGTACGGGACATGGTCGAGGTGTTCGTGCGCACCGGGATGCGCTACAGCAAACTCACCGCGCTCCAGGTCCGCGACATCACCCTCACGGCCGCCATCGGCTCCGACGGGCAACCGCTCACCCGGGGCCACTTGGACGTGCGGCGGGCGTGGAAACGCTGCCCCGACAACACCTTCCGGCTCGGTGCTCCCAAGACCCGCAGCTCGCGCAGGCGCATCCCGCTCTCACCGCGCACCATCAGGGAGCAGCCCGCGGCCCCCAGGAAACCTTGCAGGCCATCCGCGACGAGATGA
- a CDS encoding nucleotidyl transferase AbiEii/AbiGii toxin family protein produces the protein MFRQIQKKARSVAAAEGRPVPTAEYLTRHALESFLDRLTRTEHKDDFVLKGGILLAVYGVRRPTKDVDAEAIRATVTPEVITQVIRDVAAVRVPDGLVFDLNTMRVQEIRDQADYPGLRMRVTTYIGSQKTVVAWDISTGDPIVPSPKPVKVPRILGGEIEMLGYAPETTVAEKAVTILERGITSTRWRDFVDIVQLAAQHDIDEDQLLESARAVARYRKVELVPISPVIEGYGAIGQTKWAAWRRKEGLEDISEASLDDQMAKVAEVIDPVFSHGPGTATTKASTTGI, from the coding sequence GTGTTCCGGCAGATCCAGAAGAAGGCGAGGTCGGTCGCGGCCGCAGAAGGCAGACCCGTACCGACCGCCGAGTACCTCACCAGGCACGCGCTCGAATCCTTCCTCGACCGGCTGACCCGCACCGAGCACAAGGACGACTTCGTGTTGAAGGGCGGCATCCTCCTCGCCGTCTACGGGGTCCGTCGTCCGACCAAGGACGTCGACGCGGAGGCGATCAGGGCCACGGTCACACCTGAGGTCATCACGCAGGTCATCCGTGACGTGGCCGCAGTCCGAGTTCCCGACGGCCTGGTCTTCGATCTCAACACGATGCGCGTGCAGGAGATCCGCGACCAGGCAGACTACCCGGGTCTGCGCATGCGGGTCACCACCTATATCGGCTCCCAGAAGACCGTCGTCGCCTGGGACATCTCGACCGGAGACCCGATCGTCCCGTCGCCGAAGCCGGTCAAAGTACCCCGCATCCTCGGGGGCGAGATCGAGATGCTCGGTTACGCGCCCGAGACCACGGTGGCCGAGAAGGCCGTGACGATCCTGGAACGCGGGATCACCAGCACCCGCTGGCGCGACTTCGTCGACATCGTCCAGTTGGCAGCGCAGCACGACATCGACGAGGACCAACTACTGGAGTCCGCGCGAGCCGTCGCCCGCTACCGCAAAGTCGAACTCGTACCGATCTCACCCGTCATAGAGGGGTACGGCGCCATCGGCCAGACCAAGTGGGCGGCGTGGCGGCGCAAGGAAGGCCTTGAGGACATCAGCGAAGCCAGCCTCGACGACCAGATGGCGAAGGTCGCGGAAGTGATCGATCCCGTGTTCTCGCATGGTCCGGGCACCGCCACCACGAAGGCGTCGACCACCGGCATCTAA
- a CDS encoding type IV toxin-antitoxin system AbiEi family antitoxin domain-containing protein, whose translation MEVSAVEILQPKRTPDLGMSKSTLYRAARDGTYERIARGIYRAADAPAADWDWIEAATRRPEATICLASALAYHDLTDAIPDAVDIAIPRGTRIPATRAAIKWHVLAKQTFNLGRSEIPIPGSELRIGIYSPERSIADAFRLRGDLGYELGRDALREWLRRGGKPAHLMSVAARLPRAKGPVLHALEVLT comes from the coding sequence ATGGAGGTGAGCGCTGTGGAGATCCTGCAACCCAAGCGGACGCCCGACCTCGGCATGTCCAAGAGCACCCTGTACCGCGCCGCCCGCGACGGAACCTACGAGCGCATCGCACGAGGCATCTACCGCGCCGCCGACGCCCCGGCCGCGGACTGGGACTGGATCGAAGCGGCCACACGCCGGCCCGAGGCAACGATCTGCCTCGCTTCCGCGCTGGCCTACCACGACCTGACCGACGCCATCCCGGACGCCGTGGACATCGCGATTCCGCGCGGCACCCGTATCCCGGCAACCCGAGCCGCGATCAAGTGGCACGTGCTCGCGAAGCAGACCTTCAACCTCGGCCGCTCCGAGATCCCCATCCCAGGGTCGGAACTGCGCATCGGCATCTACTCGCCCGAGCGCAGCATCGCGGACGCGTTCCGGCTCCGGGGCGACCTCGGGTACGAACTGGGAAGAGACGCCCTACGCGAATGGCTCCGCCGTGGCGGCAAGCCGGCGCACCTCATGTCGGTCGCCGCCCGCCTCCCCCGGGCCAAGGGCCCGGTCCTGCACGCGCTGGAGGTGCTCACGTGA
- a CDS encoding substrate-binding domain-containing protein has protein sequence MGRHRGRYAEEPPSRDRRRRGRGGAFAALAAAMVIVIGLAVAGVYMFGQSDGCRGSDVELDVAAAPEIAPALNDVASDFNAEEQQVDGSCVRVSVRAVDSANVAFGITGAGATMGDTDSDVWVPDSSVWSQLVQTQSGDAVITETGTSVARSPLVLAELAEFAQGSGEDVRWSDVIPTAAPSEDAGRTVRVVDPARSSTGLGTLHLLQGALEEASPDTDTFNAYMTAALQSLHQGASSDEEAAFLALSGGDAEAPPVMVMSEQAVWRYNAEHDDAAAQARYLEGGTYYLDYPYVVRSEESEITRAADLFREAVRSPGAVERYLADGFRGSDGEIDTSVLTEEVGFREEEPSELPAPSGEAVTDLTRTWNQLKMESRVLTIVDVSGSMLAEVPGTGMTRMQVTTAAATEGLQMFTPTAELGVWQFSTNVNNNLHYQEIAPVRELQATDESGTAHRDVIGGALARLQPLPQGDTALYDTYLAAYQEMSRTYQPDRTNVILMLTDGDNDNPGGLELEQLLSEIDGISSASRPIPIITIAFGPDVQNLEPLQQIAAATGGAAYMTEDPTEIGEIFLQAFSLRIAEEDEGES, from the coding sequence GTGGGACGTCACCGCGGAAGATACGCAGAAGAGCCCCCGAGCCGGGACAGGCGTCGGCGCGGCCGCGGCGGGGCCTTCGCCGCCCTGGCCGCCGCCATGGTCATCGTGATCGGCCTCGCCGTCGCGGGCGTGTACATGTTCGGGCAGTCGGACGGATGCCGCGGTTCGGACGTCGAACTCGACGTCGCGGCCGCCCCCGAGATCGCCCCCGCACTGAACGACGTCGCCTCGGACTTCAACGCCGAGGAGCAGCAGGTGGACGGGTCCTGCGTGCGGGTCAGCGTGCGCGCGGTCGACTCCGCCAACGTCGCGTTCGGCATCACCGGTGCGGGCGCGACCATGGGCGACACCGACTCCGACGTCTGGGTCCCCGACTCCAGCGTGTGGTCGCAGCTGGTCCAGACCCAGTCCGGCGACGCCGTGATCACCGAGACCGGCACCTCCGTGGCCCGCTCCCCGCTGGTCCTGGCCGAGCTCGCCGAGTTCGCCCAGGGCTCCGGTGAGGACGTGCGGTGGTCGGACGTGATCCCCACGGCCGCCCCCTCCGAGGACGCCGGCCGCACCGTGCGCGTGGTCGACCCCGCCCGCAGCTCCACCGGTCTGGGCACGCTCCACCTGCTCCAGGGCGCCCTGGAGGAGGCCAGTCCCGACACCGACACCTTCAACGCGTACATGACCGCGGCGCTGCAGTCCCTGCACCAGGGCGCGTCCTCCGACGAGGAGGCGGCCTTCCTCGCCCTGAGCGGCGGGGACGCCGAGGCCCCGCCGGTCATGGTCATGTCGGAGCAGGCCGTGTGGCGCTACAACGCCGAGCACGACGACGCCGCCGCCCAGGCCCGCTACCTGGAGGGGGGCACCTACTACCTCGACTACCCCTACGTGGTGCGCAGCGAGGAGAGCGAGATCACCCGCGCCGCGGACCTGTTCCGCGAGGCCGTGCGCTCCCCCGGCGCGGTGGAGCGCTACCTCGCCGACGGGTTCCGCGGCTCCGACGGCGAGATCGACACCTCCGTGCTCACCGAGGAGGTCGGATTCCGCGAGGAGGAGCCGTCGGAGCTGCCTGCACCGTCCGGTGAGGCGGTCACCGACCTCACCCGGACATGGAACCAGCTGAAGATGGAGTCGCGTGTCCTGACGATCGTGGACGTGTCCGGCTCGATGCTCGCCGAGGTGCCCGGGACGGGCATGACCCGGATGCAGGTGACGACCGCCGCGGCGACGGAGGGCCTGCAGATGTTCACCCCCACGGCCGAGCTGGGCGTGTGGCAGTTCTCCACGAACGTCAACAACAACCTCCACTACCAGGAGATCGCGCCGGTCCGGGAGCTCCAGGCGACCGACGAGTCCGGCACCGCCCACCGGGACGTGATCGGCGGCGCCCTGGCGCGGCTGCAGCCGCTGCCCCAGGGGGACACGGCGCTCTACGACACCTACCTGGCCGCCTACCAGGAGATGTCGCGCACCTACCAGCCGGACCGGACCAACGTCATCCTGATGCTCACCGACGGGGACAACGACAACCCCGGCGGGCTGGAGCTGGAGCAGCTGCTGAGCGAGATCGACGGGATCTCCAGCGCGTCGCGGCCGATCCCGATCATCACGATCGCGTTCGGCCCGGACGTGCAGAACCTGGAGCCGCTGCAGCAGATCGCCGCGGCCACGGGCGGTGCCGCGTACATGACGGAGGACCCGACGGAGATCGGCGAGATCTTCCTCCAGGCCTTCTCCCTGCGCATCGCGGAGGAGGACGAGGGGGAGAGCTGA